Within the Pseudoalteromonas ulvae UL12 genome, the region AGTAAAAGACTTAGGAGAAGATTTACATGTCAGCAGGAAAAAAATTCAGACTTGCCCTCGCAGCAAACAAGCCACTGCAAATAGTCGGCACTGTTAATGCGTATTGCGCAATTATGGCTGAGCAGTTGGGACATCAGGCTATTTACCTCTCTGGAGCCGGTGTTGCCAATGCGTCTTATGGTCTGCCTGATCTTGGCATGACTAGCCTTGATAATGTGTTAGAAGACATCCGCCGTATTACTGCGGCAAGCAGCCTGCCGTTATTAGTGGATGCTGATACAGGTTGGGGCGGGGCATTTAACATTGCACGCACAGTGAAAGAAATGACCAAAGCCGGTGCTGCTGGGTGTCACATTGAAGATCAAGTAGCTCAAAAGCGTTGTGGTCATCGCCCAAATAAAGCCATTGTATCAACTGAAGAAATGGTTGATCGCATTAAAGCGGCGGTTGATGCGCGAACTGATCCGGACTTTTTTATCATGGCACGGACCGATGCGTTTGCTCAAGAGGGGTTAGAGGCCGCAATTGAGCGAGCCAAAGCCTATGTTGCAGCAGGTGCCGATGGTATTTTTGCCGAAGCGGTCAAAACAGAAGAGCATTATCGTGCCTTTAGCGACGCATTAGATGTATCAATTTTAGCGAATATTACAGAGTTTGGTCAGACTGAGCTTTGGAACAAAGATGAATTAGGCGAATGGGGAGTGAGCATGGTGCTTTATCCACTGTCAGCATTTAGAGCGATGAATAAAGCAGCAGAATCTGTTTATGCGTCAATTCTCGAACAAGGCGATCAAAAAGCTGTGGTCGACAGCATGCAAACACGCATGGATTTATACAAATATTTGGGTTACCACGATTACGAACAAAAGCTTGATTCGTTGTTTGCTGAAGGCAAAAACAAGTAAAGCAGTATAAAAATATATCAATAGGATGAGTGTCATTAAGACAAACGACACTAACAAAATTAGGGGCTTTAATATGACAGATAAAAAACTAAGTGGTGCAGGCTTACGGGGTCAAAGTGCTGGTGAAACAAAATTGTGTACTGTGGGTAAATCAGGTTCAGGGTTGACTTATTGTGGTTACGATGTATCCGACTTAGCCGATAATGCCACGTTTGAAGAAGTCGCGTACTTATTATTTAATGGTGAATTACCAACCGCTGCGCAATTGAGCGAATATAAGGCAGCCTTAAAGTCGCAACGTGATTTACCACAGGCACTAAAAGAAGTCTTACAACGTATTCCTGCCGATGCACATCCGATGGATGTGATGCGTACCGGTTGCTCTTTTTTAGGTAACTTAGAACCAGAAACAACGTTTGAAGCGCAACACACCGCGGCTAATCGATTGTTGGCCGCGTTTCCAGCCATCATGTGTTATTGGTATCGCTTTAGTCATGAGAATATCGAGATTGAATGTACAACGGATGAAGAGTCTATCGGTGGTCACTTCTTGAAATTACTCAGTGGTAACACGCCATCAGAGCAGCATCGTAAAGTAATGGATGTATCATTGATTTTATATGCTGAGCATGAATTCAATGCCTCGACTTTTACCGCGCGTGTATGTGCTTCTACATTGTCAGATATGTTTTCATGTGTAACAGGGGCAATTGGTTCTCTTCGTGGTCCACTGCATGGTGGTGCGAATGAAGCTGCGATGGATATGATCCAAAAGTTTACTTCTCCTGAAGATGCAAAAACCCAAATGGCGGGCATGCTTGAACGCAAAGAAAAAATCATGGGCTTTGGTCATGCAATTTATCGCGAATCAGATCCGCGTAACGTGATTATTAAACAGTGGTCAGAAAAACTGGCTCATGAATTTGGTAATACATCGTTATATGATATTTCTGTCGCGTGTGAAGAATATATGTGGGATACGAAAAAATTATTCTGTAATGCTGATTTCTTCCACGCATCGGCGTATCACTTTATGGGTATTCCAACTAAATTATTCACGCCTATTTTCGTGTGCTCACGGGTAACAGGTTGGGCAGCGCATGTGATGGAGCAACGTGCCAACAACCGTATCATCCGCCCAAGTGCAGATTATATCGGATCTGAACCTCGTAAAGTTACGCCTCTTAACGAGCGTTAATCAAGTGTGTGCCCTTATTGCCAAATAAGGGCACTGTTTTGTGCCTGACAAGTTGTAAATGTCACACCAACAACATAACAAAGTGTATTTCACCTCGTCTGGTATTTCGCCGTCACTTATTTGGAACATATTATGAATAGCCAATTTCGCAAACCCTTACCCGGCACCTCTTTAGACTATTTTGACACGCAAGCTGCGGTTAACGCATTAGAAGCCGGCGCGTACGCAAAACTTCCTTATACCTCAAAAGTATTGGCTGAAAACTTAGTGCGTCGCTGTGAACCCGAAATGCTTAACGATTCACTAAGGCAATTAATCGAGCGCAAACGTGATTTAGATTTTCCATGGTTTCCTGCTCGTGTTGTTTGCCACGATATTTTAGGCCAAACAGCTTTGGTTGATTTGGCTGGTTTACGTGATGCAATTGCTGAAAAAGGCGGTGATCCGTCAAAAGTGAATCCAGTTGTGCCGACTCAATTGATTGTTGATCACTCATTGGCTGTTGAACATGCCGGGTTTGACAAAGACGCATTTGCTAAAAACCGCGCTATTGAAGACCGCCGGAACGATGATCGTTTTCATTTTATTAATTGGACTAAAACCGCGTTTAAAAATGTCGATGTGATCCCGCCAGGGAACGGCATTATGCATCAAATCAATCTAGAGCGGATGTCGCCTGTCATCCAAAGCCGAGGCGGAGTGGCTTTTCCTGATACCTTAGTGGGTACCGACAGCCACACACCAATGGTTGATGCGCTAGGCGTGATTGCCATTGGGGTTGGGGGGCTTGAAGCTGAAAGCGTGATGCTAGGGCGTGCATCTTACATGCGTTTACCAGACATCATAGGCGTTGAGTTGATAGGGAAACCTGCCGAGGGGATCACAGCAACAGATGTTGTATTGGCATTGACAGAATTTCTACGCGCTGAAAAAGTGGTGAGCTCGTATCTTGAATTTTATGGAGAAGGCACAAAACACCTAACGCTTGGTGATCGGGCGACTATTTCTAATATGACACCAGAATATGGCGCCACCGCAGCCATGTTTTATATTGATGAGCAAACCATTGATTATTTGCGACTAACTGGCCGTGAAGATGAGCAAGTTAAGCTAGTTGAAACTTATGCAAAACAAACAGGTTTATGGGCTGATGAGTGTACAGATGCCCAGTACGAACGCACTTTACAGTTTGATTTGAGTAGTGTGTGTCGCAATATTGCGGGTCCTTCTAACCCGCATAATCGTGTGCCTACCACAGAGCTTGCGGCACGTGGGATTAGCGGCGTGGTTGAAAGCGATGGTGATAACATGCCTGATGGCGCAGTAATTATTGCAGCGATCACCAGTTGTACCAATACCAGCAACCCACGCAACATGATTGCGGCTGGATTATTAGCCCGTAATGCGAATGCAAAAGGTTTAACACGTAAACCGTGGGTGAAATCATCTTTGGCACCGGGCTCAAAAGCCGTTCAAATGTATTTAGAAGAAGCTAATTTATTGCCAGAACTAGAAGATTTAGGTTTTGGTGTTGTCGCCTTTGCTTGTACGACATGTAATGGTATGAGTGGGGCGCTTGATCCTGTGATTCAACAAGAAGTGTTAGAGCGCAAACTGTATACCACAGCTGTGCTCTCTGGTAATCGTAATTTTGATGGGCGAATTCACCCCCATGCAAATCAAGCGTTTTTAGCCTCTCCTCCGCTGGTGGTTGCTTATGCGATTGCTGGCACTATTCGTTTTGATATTGAGAAAGATATTTTAGGCTATGACCACAGTGGTGAGCCGATCACCCTTAAAGACATTTGGCCTACGGATGATGAAATTAATGCAGTGGTTGCCAGTGCTGTAAAACCTGAGCAATTTAGAAGCGTTTATAACCCAATGTTTGACTTAAAAGTGGAATATGGTGACCACATTAATCCGCAGTATGATTGGCGCCCTCAAAGTACGTATATTCGTCGCCCGCCATATTGGGAAGGTGCATTAGCGGGTGAGCGTACTATGAAAGGTATGCGACCGTTAGCGGTACTTGGGGATAATATCACGACCGATCATTTATCACCGTCAAACGCAATTCAGTTAAACAGTGCCGCTGGGGAATATCTCGATAAAATGGGGCTGCCTGAAGCCGATTTTAATTCGTATGCGACCCACCGTGGCGATCATTTAACTGCCCAACGTGCCACGTTTGCTAATCCTAAATTGTTTAATGAAATGGTGACCGAAAACGGCCAAGTGAAACAAGGCTCGTTAGCACGTTTAGAGCCTGAAGGGCAGCAAATGCGCATGTGGGAAGCGATTGAAACGTATATGACGCGCAAACAACCGTTGATTATTATCGCGGGAGCTGATTATGGCCAAGGCTCTTCACGAGATTGGGCAGCCAAAGGGGTGCGCCTAGCGGGTGTAGAAGTGATTGTTGCGGAAGGTTTTGAGCGGATCCATCGTACAAACTTAGTGGGAATGGGTGTATTGCCTTTAGAGTTTGTTGCAGGTGAGAACCGCCATACCCACCACATTAATGGCACCGAAACGTATGATGTCATCGGTCAACCAACACCGGGAGCCATGCTTACTTTAGTGATTAATCGTCTCGATGGTTCAAAAAATGAAGTGACGGTTAAGTGCCGATTAGATACCGCTGAAGAAGTGTCAATTTATTCTGCTGGTGGTGTATTGCAGCGTTTTGCGCAAGATTTCCTTGAATCTGAGCAGGCCTAATGTTATTTGCCTCAAGCTTGGCTTGAGGCGTGCTATTTTGGAGGCCAAGAATGGCGTTTAAACCACAAATTAAAATTCCTGCAACCTATATGCGTGGCGGAACTAGTAAAGGGGTGTTTTTTAACCTGAGCGATTTACCCGTTGCTGCTCAAGTGCCAGGGGCTGCCCGTGATGCGCTGTTATTAAGGGTGATTGGGAGCCCTGATCCATATGGGAAGCAGACTGATGGCATGGGCGGTGCGACATCAAGCACCAGCAAAACAGTGATTTTGTCAAAAAGTACCCAAACAGATCACGATGTTGACTATTTGTTTGGCCAAGTCGCGATTGATAAGCCATTTATTGACTGGAGTGGAAACTGCGGAAACTTAACCGCTGCAGTTGGCTCATTTGCAATTAGCAATGGCCTTGTTGATAAAGACCGCTTACCCGAAAATGGTTTGGCAACTGTGCGGATTTGGCAAGCTAATATTAAAAAAACGATTATTGCTCAGGTACCTATCACTGATGGTCAAGTTCAAGAAACGGGCGACTTTGAGTTAGATGGAGTGACGTTTCCTGCTGCAGAAGTTGAAGTTGCGTTTGTTGATCCTGCAGATGGCGAAGGGGCGATGTTCCCAACAGGTAATATTATTGATCGGTTAGTGGTGCCTGGAGTAGGTGAATTTAACGTCACACTCATCAATGCGGGGATCCCGACTATTTTCTTAAATGCTTCGGATCTGGGTTTTACAGGGTGCGAGTTGCAAGACGATATTAATAATGATGACGCTATCCTCGCGCGCTTTGAAACAATTCGTGCGCATGGTGCGTTAAAAATGGGCTTGATTAGTGATCTTGATGAGGCAAAAAGCCGCCAACATACTCCCAAAGTAGCGATTGTTGCGCCTGCCAAAGGTTATGTCTCTTCGAGTGGCAAAGTCATTGAGCAATCGGCTATTGATGTCAATGTGCGCGCGTTATCTATGGGCAAACTGCATCACGCTATGATGGGCACGGCAGCTGTGGCCATCGCAACCGCGGCAGCAATTCCTGGCAGTTTAGTCAATATTGCCGCAGGAGGAAAAGAGCGTACGGCTGTCACATTTGGTCACCCATCAGGGACGCTTAAAGTTGGCGCACAAGCGCTGTGTGTCGATGAGCAATGGCAAGTTGAACGTGCAATTATGAGTCGCAGCGCTCGGGTGCTGATGGAAGGGTGGGTCCGTATCCCACAAGAGTAACGGTTACTTTTATAAAAAACACCACGTTATGTGGTGTTTTTTTATGCATAGAGCCAGTGTTTAAACACTTTAATCTAAAGAGCTAAAATTTCATTTTTGTTGCTCTCAGACCAGACTTTATCTGCGGCGGCGTGTTGTGGCAGCCAGATATAATCAGTGTGCTCAGAGGGATCGAGGATAATTGCTACCTCATCAGGCACACATATAGTAAAGACATGTTCAGTATTGATGAGCGCATTGTCGTGATAACGATGGCGCCAACAATCTCGGATTTGATACTGATTTGTTTTGTGCTTATCAATAATTGTTAAACCCAAAGCATGCGCATCGATGCCCGTTTCTTCTTTTAGCTCCCGATAAGCCGTTTCAAGAGGCGTTTCTGTATGCTCGATCCCCCCTGTGACAGATTGCCAAAAATTTGGGTCGTCAGCACGTTGAATTAATAAGCATGATTTATTGACAGTATGGATAACGACTAACACTGACAGAGGTTGGCGCAAGGAAATTGAATGTGGCACATGAGTACTCTGAAAAT harbors:
- the acnD gene encoding Fe/S-dependent 2-methylisocitrate dehydratase AcnD is translated as MNSQFRKPLPGTSLDYFDTQAAVNALEAGAYAKLPYTSKVLAENLVRRCEPEMLNDSLRQLIERKRDLDFPWFPARVVCHDILGQTALVDLAGLRDAIAEKGGDPSKVNPVVPTQLIVDHSLAVEHAGFDKDAFAKNRAIEDRRNDDRFHFINWTKTAFKNVDVIPPGNGIMHQINLERMSPVIQSRGGVAFPDTLVGTDSHTPMVDALGVIAIGVGGLEAESVMLGRASYMRLPDIIGVELIGKPAEGITATDVVLALTEFLRAEKVVSSYLEFYGEGTKHLTLGDRATISNMTPEYGATAAMFYIDEQTIDYLRLTGREDEQVKLVETYAKQTGLWADECTDAQYERTLQFDLSSVCRNIAGPSNPHNRVPTTELAARGISGVVESDGDNMPDGAVIIAAITSCTNTSNPRNMIAAGLLARNANAKGLTRKPWVKSSLAPGSKAVQMYLEEANLLPELEDLGFGVVAFACTTCNGMSGALDPVIQQEVLERKLYTTAVLSGNRNFDGRIHPHANQAFLASPPLVVAYAIAGTIRFDIEKDILGYDHSGEPITLKDIWPTDDEINAVVASAVKPEQFRSVYNPMFDLKVEYGDHINPQYDWRPQSTYIRRPPYWEGALAGERTMKGMRPLAVLGDNITTDHLSPSNAIQLNSAAGEYLDKMGLPEADFNSYATHRGDHLTAQRATFANPKLFNEMVTENGQVKQGSLARLEPEGQQMRMWEAIETYMTRKQPLIIIAGADYGQGSSRDWAAKGVRLAGVEVIVAEGFERIHRTNLVGMGVLPLEFVAGENRHTHHINGTETYDVIGQPTPGAMLTLVINRLDGSKNEVTVKCRLDTAEEVSIYSAGGVLQRFAQDFLESEQA
- the nudB gene encoding dihydroneopterin triphosphate diphosphatase, translating into MNNYFQSTHVPHSISLRQPLSVLVVIHTVNKSCLLIQRADDPNFWQSVTGGIEHTETPLETAYRELKEETGIDAHALGLTIIDKHKTNQYQIRDCWRHRYHDNALINTEHVFTICVPDEVAIILDPSEHTDYIWLPQHAAADKVWSESNKNEILAL
- the prpC gene encoding bifunctional 2-methylcitrate synthase/citrate synthase; translated protein: MTDKKLSGAGLRGQSAGETKLCTVGKSGSGLTYCGYDVSDLADNATFEEVAYLLFNGELPTAAQLSEYKAALKSQRDLPQALKEVLQRIPADAHPMDVMRTGCSFLGNLEPETTFEAQHTAANRLLAAFPAIMCYWYRFSHENIEIECTTDEESIGGHFLKLLSGNTPSEQHRKVMDVSLILYAEHEFNASTFTARVCASTLSDMFSCVTGAIGSLRGPLHGGANEAAMDMIQKFTSPEDAKTQMAGMLERKEKIMGFGHAIYRESDPRNVIIKQWSEKLAHEFGNTSLYDISVACEEYMWDTKKLFCNADFFHASAYHFMGIPTKLFTPIFVCSRVTGWAAHVMEQRANNRIIRPSADYIGSEPRKVTPLNER
- the prpB gene encoding methylisocitrate lyase; this encodes MSAGKKFRLALAANKPLQIVGTVNAYCAIMAEQLGHQAIYLSGAGVANASYGLPDLGMTSLDNVLEDIRRITAASSLPLLVDADTGWGGAFNIARTVKEMTKAGAAGCHIEDQVAQKRCGHRPNKAIVSTEEMVDRIKAAVDARTDPDFFIMARTDAFAQEGLEAAIERAKAYVAAGADGIFAEAVKTEEHYRAFSDALDVSILANITEFGQTELWNKDELGEWGVSMVLYPLSAFRAMNKAAESVYASILEQGDQKAVVDSMQTRMDLYKYLGYHDYEQKLDSLFAEGKNK
- the prpF gene encoding 2-methylaconitate cis-trans isomerase PrpF, with the translated sequence MAFKPQIKIPATYMRGGTSKGVFFNLSDLPVAAQVPGAARDALLLRVIGSPDPYGKQTDGMGGATSSTSKTVILSKSTQTDHDVDYLFGQVAIDKPFIDWSGNCGNLTAAVGSFAISNGLVDKDRLPENGLATVRIWQANIKKTIIAQVPITDGQVQETGDFELDGVTFPAAEVEVAFVDPADGEGAMFPTGNIIDRLVVPGVGEFNVTLINAGIPTIFLNASDLGFTGCELQDDINNDDAILARFETIRAHGALKMGLISDLDEAKSRQHTPKVAIVAPAKGYVSSSGKVIEQSAIDVNVRALSMGKLHHAMMGTAAVAIATAAAIPGSLVNIAAGGKERTAVTFGHPSGTLKVGAQALCVDEQWQVERAIMSRSARVLMEGWVRIPQE